The genomic region AAAAGGCTGCATGATCTGCGGTTTTAGGGGGCCATTGCGAGTAGGATATAGATCCGTACTTGTAAGAGTTTCTACGAGTCAGAAAGTGTGGCCCGGTAGAATCAGTGGGACTGAAAATTCCTCGGCCAAATGGCTGTGCCGATTCGGCTCCGGTCCCGGACACCAGTCAATACACTGACAATAAATTAGAAATATAATGACTAGTCCTAATGAAGGGGGCGAGTTCTTCACTTGTGGTGCAATATTAACAATGAGTCTACTCATTCCGACTCAAATTCACACTCACCTAACAGGTTGGTGACATCGGCACAGCTCGTCGAGCAAGGATAAATATGAGCAAAGAATCCTTTCTTTCTTCGGTGGAGACGAATTTTGACCACGCAGCGGGCCTGCTTGGACTTTCAGACGATCTGGCCGAAAAGATTAAGATTGCTAATTCGACCTATGTCGTGCGCTTTGGAGTGAGACTGCGGGGCGGACTGCAAAGCCTAACGGGATACCGCACTGTCCATTCTGAACATTTTGAACCGGTTAAGGGCGGTATTCGCTACGCACCTTTTGTCGATCAAAACGAGGTGGAAGCACTGGCAGCGTTGATGACTTATAAATGCGCGCTGATGGAGATTCCTTTTGGCGGTGCGAAGGGTGCGCTTGTGATTGATCCAAGGAAATGGGAAACACAGGAATTAGAGCAGATCACCCGGCGCTTCACCCAGGAGTTGGCGAAACGTGATCTGATCAGTCCCTCCCAGAACGTGCCTGCCCCGGATGTGGGTACAGGTGAGCGTGAGATGGCCTGGATAGCGGATGAATATAAAAGACTGAACCCCGCTGATTTGAACGCATGGGCTTGTGTTACAGGCAAGCCCCTTGGCAAGGGCGGTATCGCCGGTCGGACTGAGGCAACCGGGCGCGGCGTGCAATACACTCTGCAGGAGTTTTTTCGTCATACCGGAGATGTAAAGAAAACTGGTCTCTCTGCAGGGCTTGGCGGTAAGCGAGTGATTGTTCAAGGACTCGGAAACGTTGGTTACCATGCAGCGCTCTTTCTAAGCCAACAGGATGGCTGTCGCATCACTCATGTTTTAGAAAGAGATGGCACGATCGTGGATTCTGAAGGGATAGATATCGCTGCACTACACGAACACATGATTGAGATAGGCAGTATTGAGAGTTATCCCGGCTTTATCGATAGTGGCCCCGAAATGCTGGAGGCAGAAGCCGATATTTTAATTCCAGCTGCAATGGAAGGTGTAATTGACGAAACCAACGCCTCACGAATTCGAACGCCGCTGATTATTGAGGCGGCCAATGGTCCGATTACAGCTGGCGGCGATGCGATCTTAAGAAATAACGGTGTGGTCATCATTCCTGATTTCTGTGCCAATGCCGGGGGAGTAACGGTCAGTTATTTCGAATGGATCAAGAACCTCACCCATATTCGCTTTGGCCGAATGCAGCGACGTCAACAAGAAAGTCAGTTCGAGAGGTTGATTGCGGGAGTAGAGTCGATGACCGG from Gammaproteobacteria bacterium harbors:
- a CDS encoding Glu/Leu/Phe/Val dehydrogenase; the protein is MSKESFLSSVETNFDHAAGLLGLSDDLAEKIKIANSTYVVRFGVRLRGGLQSLTGYRTVHSEHFEPVKGGIRYAPFVDQNEVEALAALMTYKCALMEIPFGGAKGALVIDPRKWETQELEQITRRFTQELAKRDLISPSQNVPAPDVGTGEREMAWIADEYKRLNPADLNAWACVTGKPLGKGGIAGRTEATGRGVQYTLQEFFRHTGDVKKTGLSAGLGGKRVIVQGLGNVGYHAALFLSQQDGCRITHVLERDGTIVDSEGIDIAALHEHMIEIGSIESYPGFIDSGPEMLEAEADILIPAAMEGVIDETNASRIRTPLIIEAANGPITAGGDAILRNNGVVIIPDFCANAGGVTVSYFEWIKNLTHIRFGRMQRRQQESQFERLIAGVESMTGKPFPETDRNAVLSGATEINLVRSGLEDTMRGAYDAISETWNHKDNVPDLRTAAMMIAVKRIAHSYISIGI